Proteins encoded in a region of the Blastococcus sp. Marseille-P5729 genome:
- a CDS encoding NADPH:quinone oxidoreductase family protein, producing the protein MGEPMRAVVVPAYGPVESLAVGVAPRPTPGPGEVLVQIASVGLGFVDGLKVQGSYQTKDPLPFVPGSEIAGVIAQVGDGVAGLAPGDRVSAQIDRGGLAEYAVAPASVVDRLPDGISFEVGAAVRVNYLTALFALRHRAQAQAGETMLVLGAAGGTGTAAIAVAGLLGLRVIAAASTDQKRQFALDAGADEVIDTTDPGWRAALKDRGIAVDIVFDPVGGDLGAEAFRALEWRGRLLVIGFASGEIPSARYNIALLKGAALVGVDIAQVAAREPETWAAINQQLAQWLAAGRLQPALDDVVDLDDVVEGFARMAERRATGKVVVRVADLDVDQGSPTQEGKSGAGGEILSERGNPEREGNNPRSLRRSPPARHDPPRRDTP; encoded by the coding sequence GTGGGGGAGCCGATGAGGGCGGTGGTCGTCCCGGCGTACGGCCCAGTCGAGTCCCTCGCCGTCGGCGTGGCTCCGCGGCCGACACCCGGCCCCGGCGAGGTGCTCGTGCAGATCGCCTCGGTCGGGCTCGGCTTCGTCGACGGCTTGAAGGTGCAGGGCAGCTACCAGACCAAGGATCCGCTGCCGTTCGTGCCGGGCTCGGAGATCGCGGGCGTGATCGCGCAGGTCGGCGACGGGGTCGCCGGGCTCGCGCCGGGAGACCGCGTGAGTGCACAGATCGATCGGGGCGGTCTCGCGGAGTACGCCGTGGCGCCCGCGTCCGTGGTCGATCGCCTTCCGGACGGCATCTCGTTCGAGGTCGGCGCCGCCGTCCGCGTCAACTACCTGACCGCGCTGTTCGCCCTGCGGCACCGTGCGCAGGCACAGGCGGGGGAGACGATGCTCGTGCTCGGCGCGGCGGGAGGTACTGGCACGGCGGCGATCGCGGTCGCGGGGCTCCTCGGCCTCCGCGTGATCGCGGCGGCGTCCACCGATCAGAAGCGACAGTTCGCGCTGGACGCCGGGGCCGACGAGGTCATCGACACGACGGACCCGGGCTGGCGGGCCGCGCTGAAGGACCGCGGCATCGCGGTCGACATCGTGTTCGACCCGGTCGGCGGCGACCTTGGCGCCGAGGCCTTCCGGGCGCTCGAGTGGCGGGGGCGGCTTCTGGTGATCGGCTTCGCCTCCGGGGAGATCCCCTCGGCGCGCTACAACATCGCGCTGCTGAAGGGGGCCGCGCTGGTCGGCGTCGACATCGCGCAGGTCGCCGCCCGCGAGCCGGAGACCTGGGCGGCGATCAACCAGCAGCTGGCGCAGTGGCTCGCTGCGGGCAGGCTGCAGCCCGCGTTGGACGACGTCGTCGACCTCGATGACGTCGTCGAGGGGTTCGCGCGGATGGCCGAGCGCCGGGCAACGGGCAAGGTCGTCGTCCGCGTCGCGGACCTCGACGTCGATCAGGGTTCGCCTACGCAGGAGGGGAAATCCGGAGCAGGAGGGGAAATCCTGAGCGAGAGGGGAAATCCCGAGCGAGAGGGCAATAATCCCCGCTCGCTCAGGCGAAGCCCTCCTGCACGCCACGATCCACCACGAAGGGACACTCCATGA
- a CDS encoding nitroreductase, with protein sequence MTTMSVAQAVAARKSVRAFTDQPVDLAVVEELLKEAAWAPSGGNLQPWRVWLLAGEDLAAFKARVVELRDEFPMGQGPEYDIYPPDLWEPYRTRRFENGQQLYAAIDIPREDRAARIGQFGKNFEFFGAPVAFLVGIERKMGPPQWSDVGMFLQSFMLLATERGLGTCAQEAWTSWHQVAYEMIDIPEDVMIFCGMAIGYEDTAHPINNWRSERADASEWIHRAEVRR encoded by the coding sequence ATGACCACCATGTCCGTCGCCCAGGCGGTGGCCGCCCGCAAGTCGGTGCGCGCCTTCACCGACCAGCCGGTCGACCTCGCCGTCGTCGAGGAGCTGCTGAAGGAGGCGGCGTGGGCGCCGTCCGGCGGCAACCTGCAGCCGTGGCGGGTCTGGCTGCTGGCCGGCGAGGACCTGGCCGCCTTCAAGGCCCGGGTCGTCGAGCTGCGCGATGAGTTCCCGATGGGGCAGGGGCCGGAGTACGACATCTATCCGCCGGACCTCTGGGAGCCCTACCGCACCCGGCGGTTCGAGAACGGCCAGCAACTCTACGCCGCGATCGACATCCCCCGAGAGGACAGAGCGGCACGGATCGGCCAGTTCGGCAAGAACTTCGAGTTCTTCGGCGCTCCGGTCGCCTTTCTGGTGGGGATCGAGCGCAAGATGGGTCCGCCGCAGTGGAGTGACGTCGGGATGTTCCTGCAGTCCTTCATGCTGCTGGCGACAGAGCGCGGCCTCGGCACCTGCGCCCAGGAGGCGTGGACCAGCTGGCACCAGGTCGCCTACGAGATGATCGACATCCCCGAGGACGTCATGATCTTCTGCGGGATGGCGATCGGCTACGAGGACACCGCGCACCCGATCAACAACTGGCGCTCCGAACGCGCCGATGCCTCCGAGTGGATCCACCGCGCCGAGGTGCGTCGCTGA
- a CDS encoding PIG-L deacetylase family protein, translating into MSTPTQQQTFPADWQRALVVVAHPDDPEYGMAAAVNRWTREGKEVDYLLASSGEAGIEGMDPSKAGPVREEEQRRSARVVGVSRVDFLGFPDSAIENSAELRRHIIDALTERRPQVVLTLYRGPEWAPGQPNQSDHTELGNAVVQAIGESGISVQAFENGPYPTHRVEVTEDDVEAAVRSLAEHQEYLGVLDPSTPVLEQARAQVGLMVQTADDGSRSVGLAKIDT; encoded by the coding sequence ATGAGCACTCCCACGCAGCAGCAGACCTTCCCCGCCGACTGGCAGCGGGCCCTCGTGGTCGTCGCCCATCCGGACGACCCGGAGTACGGCATGGCGGCGGCGGTCAACCGCTGGACCCGCGAGGGCAAGGAGGTCGACTACCTCCTCGCCTCGAGCGGGGAGGCCGGCATCGAGGGCATGGATCCGTCGAAGGCTGGCCCGGTGCGCGAGGAGGAGCAGCGGCGCTCGGCGCGGGTCGTCGGGGTGTCGCGAGTGGACTTTCTCGGATTCCCCGACAGCGCCATCGAGAATTCCGCCGAGCTGCGCAGGCACATCATCGATGCCCTCACCGAGCGCCGTCCGCAGGTCGTGCTCACGCTGTACCGCGGCCCGGAGTGGGCTCCTGGGCAGCCCAACCAGAGCGACCACACCGAGCTCGGAAACGCCGTCGTACAGGCGATCGGTGAGAGTGGCATCAGCGTCCAGGCCTTCGAGAACGGGCCGTACCCCACTCACCGCGTCGAGGTGACCGAGGACGACGTCGAGGCGGCGGTGCGTTCGCTCGCCGAGCATCAGGAGTACCTCGGCGTGCTCGATCCGAGCACCCCGGTGCTGGAGCAGGCCCGCGCCCAGGTCGGC
- a CDS encoding SDR family NAD(P)-dependent oxidoreductase, whose protein sequence is MTGVAGRRIVVTGAGGGLGRDYAMLLAREGAQVVVNDLGGARDGSGGGSAMADAVVQEIKDEGGEAVANYDSVATEEGGKAIVQTCVDAFGGIDGVVANAGILRDVSFGKMDSAAWDAVLQVHLYGGYNVIRAAWPHFREQKYGRVVVATSTSGIYGNFGQANYGAAKLGLVGLINTLAIEGAKYNINANAIAPIAATRMTNDLMPEERLKQLGSDHVAPVVGYLMSDESTDTASVLIAGGGFVQRVAYYASKGHQFDHVATLAEMADNWDKIIDMSEAKEGKQVATSQS, encoded by the coding sequence ATGACCGGAGTTGCCGGACGACGGATCGTGGTGACCGGGGCCGGGGGTGGCCTCGGCCGCGACTACGCCATGCTGCTGGCGCGGGAGGGAGCCCAGGTCGTGGTGAACGACCTCGGGGGCGCGCGTGACGGCTCGGGCGGCGGCTCGGCCATGGCGGACGCCGTCGTACAGGAGATCAAGGACGAGGGTGGCGAGGCCGTCGCCAACTACGACAGCGTGGCCACTGAGGAGGGTGGCAAGGCGATCGTGCAGACCTGCGTCGACGCCTTCGGAGGCATCGACGGCGTGGTCGCCAACGCGGGCATCCTGCGCGACGTGTCGTTCGGCAAGATGGACTCCGCCGCCTGGGACGCCGTCCTACAGGTGCACCTCTACGGCGGCTACAACGTCATCCGCGCCGCGTGGCCGCACTTCCGCGAGCAGAAGTACGGGCGCGTCGTCGTCGCCACCTCGACCAGCGGCATCTACGGCAACTTCGGCCAGGCGAACTACGGTGCGGCCAAGCTCGGCCTCGTCGGCTTGATCAACACGCTGGCGATCGAGGGCGCGAAGTACAACATCAACGCCAACGCGATCGCGCCGATCGCCGCCACCCGGATGACCAACGATCTCATGCCCGAGGAGCGGCTCAAGCAGCTCGGCTCGGATCACGTCGCCCCGGTCGTCGGCTACCTGATGAGCGACGAGTCGACCGACACGGCGTCGGTGCTGATCGCCGGGGGCGGGTTCGTGCAGCGGGTGGCCTACTACGCCAGCAAGGGCCACCAGTTCGACCACGTCGCCACGCTCGCGGAGATGGCCGACAACTGGGACAAGATCATCGACATGAGCGAGGCCAAGGAGGGCAAGCAGGTCGCGACCAGCCAGTCGTGA
- a CDS encoding magnesium chelatase, with product MAGTDHPEISTVGALRASGHQHRTVKQELRENLVARLRAGETTMPGMVGLDDTVLPEVERAVLAGHDFVLLGERGQGKTRLMRTLVGLLDEWTPVIEGSEINEHPYEPVTLGSIERAAQLGDDLPVAWWHRSERYGEKLATPDTSVGDLIGDIDPTKIAEGRRLGDPETVHYGLLPRFNRGIFGINELPDLAERIQVGLFNVLEERDIQIRGYALRLPLDLMVIASANPEDYTNRGRIITPLKDRFGAEIRTHYPEDIDADVALIAQEADLAAAVPAHVLRVIAELTSQLRDSTAIDHRSGVSARFAVAAAEAVAASALRRGAIVGESGPVARIGDLPAVLGTLRGKLEFEMGEEGREDEILDHLGRSATAAVFRDRLAGIDLSPFTAIFADDDTTVETGALVPAATLLQQFGRVEGLSQVLSALGVSEDDVTPGQVAAAIEFVLEGLYLTRRISKQSVDGLTVYGS from the coding sequence ATGGCAGGCACAGACCATCCCGAAATCTCGACTGTCGGCGCGCTGCGCGCCAGCGGGCATCAGCACCGCACCGTCAAGCAGGAGCTGCGCGAGAACCTCGTCGCTCGCCTGCGCGCGGGTGAGACCACCATGCCGGGCATGGTCGGGCTCGACGACACCGTCCTCCCGGAGGTCGAGCGCGCCGTCCTCGCGGGCCACGACTTCGTCCTGCTCGGCGAGCGCGGGCAGGGCAAGACTCGCCTGATGCGCACCCTGGTCGGCCTGCTGGACGAGTGGACGCCGGTGATCGAGGGCTCGGAGATCAACGAGCATCCCTACGAGCCGGTGACGCTCGGCAGCATCGAGCGAGCAGCGCAGCTGGGCGATGACCTCCCGGTGGCCTGGTGGCACCGCAGCGAGCGGTACGGCGAGAAGCTGGCCACGCCCGATACCAGCGTCGGCGACCTCATCGGCGACATCGACCCGACCAAGATCGCTGAGGGGCGGCGCCTGGGTGATCCGGAGACGGTGCACTACGGCCTGCTGCCCCGCTTCAACCGGGGCATCTTCGGCATCAACGAGCTGCCCGACCTCGCCGAGCGGATCCAGGTCGGGCTGTTCAATGTGCTGGAGGAGCGCGACATCCAGATCCGCGGCTACGCGCTGCGGCTGCCGCTGGACCTGATGGTCATCGCGTCCGCCAACCCGGAGGACTACACGAACCGTGGCCGGATCATCACACCGCTGAAGGACCGCTTCGGCGCCGAGATCCGCACCCACTACCCCGAGGACATCGACGCGGACGTCGCGCTCATCGCCCAGGAGGCCGACCTCGCTGCCGCCGTCCCGGCGCATGTGCTCCGGGTGATCGCCGAGCTCACCTCCCAGCTGCGGGACTCGACCGCGATCGACCACCGTTCGGGCGTGTCGGCGCGGTTCGCGGTGGCGGCCGCCGAGGCGGTGGCGGCCTCCGCCCTGCGCCGTGGCGCGATCGTCGGCGAGAGCGGGCCGGTCGCGCGGATCGGCGACCTGCCGGCCGTGCTCGGCACGCTGCGAGGAAAGCTGGAGTTCGAGATGGGCGAGGAAGGCCGGGAGGACGAGATACTCGACCACCTCGGGCGCAGCGCCACCGCAGCGGTCTTTCGGGACCGGCTGGCCGGCATCGATCTGTCGCCGTTCACGGCGATCTTCGCCGACGACGACACCACCGTCGAGACCGGCGCGCTGGTACCGGCTGCCACGCTGCTTCAGCAGTTCGGCCGGGTCGAGGGGCTGTCACAGGTGCTCAGCGCGCTCGGCGTCAGCGAGGACGACGTCACGCCGGGCCAGGTCGCCGCCGCGATCGAGTTCGTGCTCGAAGGCCTGTATCTCACCCGCCGCATCTCCAAGCAGTCGGTCGACGGCTTGACGGTGTACGGCAGCTGA